One window of Inquilinus sp. Marseille-Q2685 genomic DNA carries:
- a CDS encoding autotransporter domain-containing protein, producing MAAVLSGVLAIGCAAPALAQMLPLPPGDVLSGLVYRRDGSSVPSVRTGADANAYIFSTPPTESFVNSAPAAVVRTTAETQYVRVYTEGTTRPVGGFIAGSDTVRGMTAAEIKDRLALPYLPDSLTIVRVPAGTCILTGTGAPILGNFPANPPSIPVGGPWGSGGTAQSLLIGTSDDPNCANPQFLPSDAYTNRQLIGDKALAYAPRAGGGNAGAIAEALDRATPPQLFGDMDHVYNSLDLLNYGDDDPLRSALQQLSGEIYADLPSVEIAGAEAFLNTLQQQMRRSRTGGAAAAGGPAIAGPGEPGSTSAWIAGLGSFGRLSGDGDTHDVDFDILGVAIGFDHRLDDALAVGGALSLSTSRFDTRKLSGDGDLTSLSLGLYASYSPAAWYVDGALGYAHGWGTVSRAISFPGIDRFAAADTDSNLFLSGIETGYRLALGDSTDLTPFAGFQAIVVGQDEIRESGAGAVDLQIGGRTVTSAQGLLGAELAHRLDIGLGAPLGLSLRAAWSHDVGDTDRSFDGRFEGSDAEFTVEGAHAPRDLARVGVGVTLAAQAVNLFLRYDGSFADGYRSQAATGGLRVSF from the coding sequence GTGGCCGCGGTTCTTTCGGGCGTGCTGGCGATCGGATGCGCCGCCCCGGCGCTGGCGCAGATGCTGCCGCTGCCGCCCGGCGACGTGCTGTCCGGCCTGGTCTACCGCAGGGACGGGTCCTCGGTCCCTTCGGTTCGGACCGGAGCCGACGCCAACGCCTACATCTTCAGCACCCCGCCGACCGAATCCTTCGTGAACTCGGCCCCGGCGGCGGTGGTGCGGACCACGGCCGAGACGCAGTATGTCCGCGTCTACACCGAAGGCACCACCCGGCCGGTCGGCGGCTTCATCGCCGGCTCCGACACGGTGCGCGGGATGACGGCCGCGGAGATCAAGGACAGGCTCGCCCTGCCCTATCTGCCGGATTCCCTGACCATCGTCCGCGTGCCGGCGGGAACCTGCATCCTGACCGGGACCGGCGCCCCGATCCTGGGCAACTTCCCCGCCAATCCCCCGTCGATCCCCGTCGGCGGCCCGTGGGGCAGCGGCGGCACGGCGCAGTCCCTGCTGATCGGGACCTCCGACGACCCGAACTGCGCCAACCCGCAATTCCTGCCGTCCGATGCCTACACCAACCGGCAGCTGATCGGGGACAAGGCCCTGGCCTATGCGCCGCGGGCCGGCGGCGGCAACGCCGGCGCGATCGCCGAGGCGCTGGACCGAGCCACGCCGCCGCAGCTGTTCGGCGACATGGACCATGTCTACAACAGCCTCGACCTGCTGAACTACGGCGACGACGATCCGCTGCGCTCGGCCCTGCAGCAGCTGAGCGGCGAGATCTATGCCGACCTGCCGTCGGTCGAGATCGCCGGCGCCGAGGCCTTCCTGAACACCCTGCAGCAGCAGATGCGCCGGTCGCGGACCGGCGGCGCCGCGGCTGCCGGCGGGCCGGCTATCGCAGGCCCCGGCGAGCCCGGCTCCACCAGCGCCTGGATCGCCGGGCTGGGCAGCTTCGGCCGGCTGTCGGGCGACGGCGACACGCATGACGTCGATTTCGACATCCTCGGCGTCGCCATCGGCTTCGACCATCGCCTGGACGACGCGCTGGCCGTCGGCGGCGCGCTGTCCCTGTCGACCAGCCGCTTCGACACCCGGAAGCTCTCGGGCGACGGTGACCTCACCTCCCTCTCCCTCGGCCTCTACGCCAGCTATTCGCCCGCCGCCTGGTATGTCGACGGCGCGCTGGGCTACGCCCATGGCTGGGGCACGGTGAGCCGGGCGATCTCCTTCCCCGGCATCGACCGCTTCGCCGCCGCCGACACGGATTCGAACCTGTTCCTGTCCGGCATCGAGACGGGCTATCGCCTGGCGCTGGGCGACAGCACCGACCTCACCCCCTTCGCGGGGTTCCAGGCCATCGTCGTCGGGCAGGACGAGATCAGGGAGAGCGGGGCCGGCGCCGTCGATCTCCAGATCGGCGGCCGGACCGTCACCTCGGCCCAAGGCCTGCTGGGCGCGGAGCTGGCCCATCGCCTCGACATCGGCCTGGGCGCACCGCTCGGCCTGTCGCTGCGCGCGGCATGGAGCCACGACGTCGGCGACACCGACCGGTCCTTCGACGGGCGGTTCGAGGGCTCGGACGCGGAGTTCACCGTAGAGGGCGCCCACGCCCCGCGCGACCTCGCCAGGGTCGGCGTCGGCGTCACTCTCGCGGCGCAGGCGGTGAACCTGTTCCTGCGCTACGACGGCAGCTTCGCCGACGGCTATCGCAGCCAGGCCGCCACCGGAGGGCTGCGCGTCAGCTTCTGA
- a CDS encoding SGNH/GDSL hydrolase family protein, whose amino-acid sequence MSGTKTILAFGDSLTWGADPVSGGRHRFEDRWPSVLEAGLDGSARVIAEGLGGRTTIFDDHGAAADRNGARILPTLLGSHHPLDLVIVMLGTNDLKPHVCGSAAGAGAGIERLVEIARTYPYGQDVAAPKVLIVAPPLLGETAGGDWQRNIAESEKLAPRYREAAEYGGCAFFDAAGVAAASPVDGVHLDAGNTRAIGLALIPVVRQLLA is encoded by the coding sequence GTGAGCGGGACGAAGACCATCCTCGCCTTCGGCGACAGCCTGACCTGGGGCGCCGATCCCGTGAGCGGCGGCCGCCATCGCTTCGAGGACCGCTGGCCCAGCGTGCTCGAGGCCGGGCTGGACGGATCCGCCCGGGTGATCGCCGAAGGCCTCGGCGGGCGGACCACCATCTTCGACGACCACGGGGCGGCGGCCGACCGGAACGGCGCGCGGATCCTGCCGACGCTGCTGGGCAGTCACCATCCCCTCGATCTCGTGATCGTCATGCTGGGCACCAACGACCTGAAGCCGCATGTCTGCGGCAGCGCCGCCGGCGCGGGCGCCGGGATCGAGCGGCTGGTCGAGATCGCCAGGACCTACCCCTATGGCCAGGACGTAGCCGCCCCGAAGGTGCTGATCGTCGCGCCGCCGCTGCTCGGGGAGACCGCGGGTGGGGACTGGCAGCGCAACATTGCCGAATCAGAGAAGCTGGCGCCGCGCTACCGCGAGGCGGCGGAGTATGGCGGCTGCGCCTTCTTCGACGCGGCGGGCGTGGCGGCCGCATCGCCGGTCGACGGCGTGCATCTCGACGCCGGGAACACCCGGGCGATCGGGCTCGCCTTGATCCCCGTCGTCCGGCAGCTGCTGGCGTGA
- a CDS encoding serine hydrolase, whose amino-acid sequence MDTRALAAGLEEAITHEVADKRLPSISYAVVDRDGLLAAGHVVRPDLGHRLDGHSLFRIGSLTKMFTAIGIMQLAEKGLVDIDADVSAYIPDFRPVNPFAGRESGPYGSQVSLRKLMSHTSGLVREPKDGHYLDDRRPGLAVTVEGLKTSVLKEDPSAGIVHYSNAAIAVVGAVLERVSGMGYADYVARHIFDPLGMTESSAGPMAGLQDRLAPAWMWDVDRDFPAPVFDLGGSPAGAIVSTVPDMAKFAACMLRGGFAPDGQSVLSPASLRQMWTVVGRPAVGHSSSRGYGLGFGVGDLDGWTSVGHGGAVYGYATQFMALPQAGLAALTFGTLDFTNQIGTRLARRALRLALASRKMGRPPAPPAKHPPLTAAHLAAMPGLYQAADGSESVELRAQDGRLYLMGEGVPLELKWRGGDAFTIDGRIYGEEAEYPHLDLTFGADGVLGWKGKEWTRRNTVHADAPADLAPHLGVYGPDFNPTYLFYADGRLKCLIEYFCTHDCEQLPDGSWRMHGILYEGETLELAARDGEGRTGIRVGPMFLARHAERGV is encoded by the coding sequence ATGGACACGCGTGCCCTGGCCGCCGGCCTGGAGGAAGCCATCACTCACGAGGTCGCCGACAAGCGTCTCCCGTCGATCTCCTACGCCGTGGTCGACCGCGACGGCCTCCTGGCCGCGGGCCATGTGGTGCGGCCCGATCTCGGCCACCGGCTGGATGGGCATTCGCTATTCCGCATCGGGTCGCTGACCAAGATGTTCACCGCGATCGGTATCATGCAGCTGGCCGAGAAGGGGCTGGTCGACATCGATGCCGACGTGTCCGCCTACATCCCCGACTTCCGCCCCGTGAACCCGTTCGCCGGGCGCGAGAGCGGCCCGTACGGGTCGCAGGTGTCGCTGCGCAAGCTGATGAGCCACACCTCCGGCCTGGTGCGCGAGCCGAAGGACGGCCACTACCTGGACGACCGGCGGCCGGGGCTGGCGGTGACGGTCGAGGGGCTGAAGACTTCGGTGCTGAAGGAGGATCCCAGCGCCGGCATCGTCCACTACTCCAACGCCGCCATCGCCGTGGTCGGCGCGGTGCTGGAGCGGGTCAGCGGCATGGGCTATGCCGACTACGTCGCCCGCCACATCTTCGATCCGCTGGGGATGACCGAGAGCAGCGCGGGGCCGATGGCGGGGCTGCAGGACCGGCTGGCCCCGGCCTGGATGTGGGATGTCGACCGCGACTTCCCGGCGCCGGTCTTCGACCTGGGCGGGTCGCCGGCCGGCGCTATCGTCTCCACCGTGCCGGACATGGCGAAGTTCGCGGCCTGTATGCTGCGCGGCGGTTTCGCCCCGGACGGGCAGTCCGTCCTGTCGCCCGCCAGCCTGAGGCAGATGTGGACGGTGGTGGGCCGGCCGGCGGTCGGCCACAGCAGCAGCAGGGGCTACGGGCTGGGCTTCGGCGTCGGCGACCTCGACGGCTGGACCTCGGTCGGCCATGGCGGCGCGGTCTACGGCTATGCCACCCAGTTCATGGCGCTGCCGCAGGCCGGCCTGGCGGCGCTGACCTTCGGCACGCTCGATTTCACCAACCAGATCGGCACGCGGCTGGCCCGGCGGGCGCTGCGGCTGGCCTTGGCGTCGCGGAAGATGGGACGGCCGCCAGCGCCGCCGGCGAAGCATCCGCCGCTGACCGCGGCCCATCTGGCGGCGATGCCGGGCCTCTACCAGGCCGCGGACGGCAGCGAGAGCGTGGAGCTGCGGGCCCAGGACGGCCGGCTGTACCTGATGGGCGAGGGCGTGCCGCTGGAGCTGAAATGGCGCGGCGGCGACGCCTTCACCATCGACGGCCGGATCTATGGGGAAGAGGCGGAGTATCCGCATCTCGACCTGACCTTCGGCGCCGACGGCGTGCTGGGATGGAAGGGCAAGGAGTGGACCCGGCGCAACACCGTGCACGCCGACGCGCCGGCCGATCTGGCGCCCCATCTCGGCGTCTACGGCCCGGACTTCAACCCGACCTATCTTTTCTACGCCGACGGCCGCCTGAAATGCCTGATCGAGTATTTCTGCACCCATGACTGCGAGCAGCTGCCGGACGGCAGCTGGCGCATGCACGGCATCCTGTACGAGGGCGAGACGCTGGAGCTGGCGGCCCGGGACGGGGAGGGCCGCACCGGCATCCGCGTCGGCCCGATGTTCCTGGCGCGGCATGCGGAGAGGGGGGTGTAG
- a CDS encoding ABC transporter permease, which yields MRIIGYLLRNPLSLLGILVLAGFVAVATLAPVIAPPEPYQTSPYEIPRSGFRATPQPPSARALLGTTEGQFDIYYGLVWGTRTAFKIGLGVVLISTLIGAAVGAVSAFYGGMVDEVLMRIVDVFLAVPFLIAAMVLTTLLGKGIGPMTIALTAFGWMNYARVIRSEILRVKELDYVKAARSYGTRDARLLLRHILPNAFFPVLVLATMMTGSMVLTASALSFLGVGVEPGYADWGQLISYSRNWIVGRGDSPFRYWYTLAFPGAAIFLFVLSWSLLGDALRDILDPRLRT from the coding sequence ATGAGGATCATCGGGTATCTGCTGCGCAACCCGCTGTCGCTGCTGGGCATCCTGGTGCTGGCCGGCTTCGTCGCCGTCGCCACGCTGGCTCCTGTGATCGCGCCGCCGGAGCCGTACCAGACCTCGCCCTACGAGATCCCGCGCAGCGGCTTCCGCGCCACGCCGCAGCCGCCGTCGGCCCGCGCCCTGCTGGGCACCACCGAGGGGCAGTTCGACATCTATTACGGCCTGGTCTGGGGCACCCGCACCGCCTTCAAGATCGGCCTCGGCGTCGTCCTGATCTCGACCCTGATCGGCGCCGCGGTGGGGGCGGTGTCGGCCTTCTACGGCGGCATGGTGGACGAGGTGCTGATGCGCATCGTCGACGTCTTCCTGGCCGTGCCGTTCCTGATCGCGGCGATGGTGCTGACCACGCTGCTGGGCAAGGGCATCGGGCCGATGACGATCGCGCTGACCGCCTTCGGCTGGATGAACTACGCCCGCGTCATCCGCAGCGAGATCCTGCGGGTGAAGGAGCTGGACTACGTCAAGGCCGCGCGGTCCTACGGCACGCGCGACGCCCGGCTGCTGCTGCGGCACATCCTGCCGAACGCCTTCTTCCCCGTGCTGGTGCTGGCCACGATGATGACGGGATCGATGGTGCTGACCGCCTCGGCCCTCAGCTTCCTCGGGGTCGGGGTCGAGCCCGGCTACGCCGACTGGGGCCAGCTGATCAGCTATTCCCGCAACTGGATCGTCGGCCGCGGCGACAGCCCGTTCCGCTACTGGTACACGCTGGCCTTCCCCGGCGCCGCGATCTTCCTGTTCGTGCTGTCCTGGAGCCTGCTGGGCGACGCGCTGCGCGACATCCTCGACCCCCGCCTCCGGACCTGA
- a CDS encoding ABC transporter permease, producing the protein MFAYTIRRLSFIPIVFFALTLMIFAMQMMLTPTQRVITYVGSPDALKGGAAQVQALIEKYGLNDPFHEQYGRWIGNILQGNLGWSETARMPVAEALVSLFPATLELVIFAFVPGILGAIWLGSRAGVHLNKPVDHGIRLFTVLGWSFPVFVFGLLVLMVFYGSLGWFPPGRLSQWAVVEVGGDGFRRWTGLNTVDALLNGNLEVFLDSLRHLVLPVLTLTYVNLASMTRIMRTSMLEALRQDYVRTARAKGLSERVVQNRHARRNALLPVMTLAGMEVAAMLGGVVITETIFDYHGIGQFAANAASNLDFPAVLGFALYFSLVLVVLNLVVDLLYPLFDPRVRLA; encoded by the coding sequence ATGTTCGCCTACACGATCCGACGCCTGTCCTTCATCCCGATCGTCTTCTTCGCGCTGACGCTGATGATCTTCGCGATGCAGATGATGCTGACGCCCACCCAGCGCGTGATCACCTATGTCGGCAGCCCTGACGCGCTGAAGGGTGGCGCCGCGCAGGTGCAGGCGCTGATCGAGAAATACGGGCTGAACGACCCGTTCCACGAGCAGTACGGCCGCTGGATCGGCAACATCCTGCAGGGCAATCTCGGCTGGTCGGAGACGGCGAGGATGCCGGTGGCCGAGGCGCTGGTCTCGCTGTTCCCGGCGACGTTGGAGCTGGTGATCTTCGCCTTCGTGCCGGGCATCCTGGGCGCGATCTGGCTGGGCAGCCGGGCCGGCGTGCATCTGAACAAGCCGGTCGACCACGGCATCCGCCTGTTCACCGTGCTCGGCTGGTCGTTCCCGGTCTTCGTCTTCGGCCTCCTGGTGCTGATGGTGTTCTACGGCTCGCTCGGCTGGTTCCCGCCGGGGCGGCTGAGCCAATGGGCGGTGGTCGAGGTCGGGGGCGACGGCTTCCGGCGCTGGACCGGGCTGAACACGGTCGACGCGCTCTTGAACGGCAATCTCGAGGTTTTCCTGGATTCCCTGCGCCACCTGGTGCTGCCGGTGCTGACGCTGACCTATGTCAACCTGGCGTCGATGACCCGGATCATGCGCACCTCGATGCTGGAGGCGCTGCGCCAGGATTATGTCCGCACCGCCCGGGCCAAGGGCCTCAGCGAGCGGGTGGTGCAGAACCGGCACGCCCGGCGCAACGCCCTGCTGCCGGTGATGACGCTGGCGGGGATGGAGGTGGCGGCGATGCTGGGTGGCGTCGTCATCACCGAGACCATCTTCGACTATCACGGCATCGGCCAGTTCGCGGCGAACGCGGCCTCGAACCTGGATTTCCCGGCCGTGCTGGGCTTCGCCCTCTACTTCTCGCTGGTGCTGGTGGTCCTCAACCTGGTGGTGGACCTGCTGTACCCCCTGTTCGACCCGCGGGTGAGGCTGGCATGA
- a CDS encoding ABC transporter substrate-binding protein has protein sequence MKSWIGPSLGIALLALSGTAQAELKNPNTLVYLWTSDIRTLDPAYMADTPNSYVSINTHMRLLNYKGSEISEFVPALSTEVPSLENGLIKPGENGSISYTFPIRKGIYTHKVGVKVADGTIAWKPYDELTDQEKAAIVPGHGELTAQDVKYSLMRAILQGDSWMANAVTEMITAGKYPDIEAWAIDLAGVKTFDEVDAAGLAKVHDALSQKIRIDGDRVTIALDAPFPATLGIMALPFATSIIDQEWARDQGDWDGTAGTWKAFHKPELGEDKLFEVENGSGPFMVEAWDRSEKKITLKRFNGYWQGPAQLERVVLRSVPEWTTRLLQLEAGDADVVTTPVEFLDEVAAKPGIKVTEGLPQVFGRSIFYIWPVAAVDNPAIGSGKLDGKGVPPDFFADIDVRKGFNYAQDYQLLLDDVLLGKTVQLRGPTVRGIMGYRPDSPVYSYDPEKAAEHFKKAWGGQVWENGFELTAYMSEGNTAYHSALSVLQQNLARINPKFRLKIQQLQPSTFADKVYGSADSGAGAADPSAPMAIMGWGPDYSDPGGPLGAATYYLSSTGLVAGMSGKGYQGLMREKFDPLLKQAWTTVDPAEREKIYAKLQEMSHEYATTQFLWEEYGFIVTRDWVDGYVHNMIEYGAWDFYPISKKEK, from the coding sequence ATGAAGAGTTGGATCGGCCCCAGCCTCGGCATCGCCCTGCTGGCCCTGTCCGGCACGGCGCAGGCCGAGCTGAAGAACCCGAATACCCTCGTCTATCTGTGGACCAGCGACATCCGGACGCTGGATCCGGCCTATATGGCCGACACCCCGAACAGCTATGTCTCGATAAACACTCATATGCGGCTGCTGAACTACAAGGGCAGCGAGATCTCGGAGTTCGTGCCGGCCCTGTCGACCGAGGTGCCGTCATTGGAGAACGGACTGATCAAGCCGGGCGAGAACGGGTCGATCAGCTACACCTTCCCGATCCGCAAGGGGATCTACACCCACAAGGTCGGGGTGAAAGTCGCGGATGGCACCATCGCCTGGAAGCCGTATGACGAGCTGACCGACCAGGAGAAGGCGGCGATCGTCCCCGGCCATGGCGAGCTGACGGCCCAGGACGTCAAGTATTCGCTGATGCGCGCCATCCTGCAGGGCGACAGCTGGATGGCCAATGCGGTGACGGAGATGATCACCGCCGGCAAGTACCCGGACATCGAGGCCTGGGCCATCGACCTGGCCGGGGTGAAGACCTTCGACGAGGTCGACGCCGCCGGTCTGGCCAAGGTGCACGACGCGCTGTCGCAGAAGATCAGGATCGACGGCGACCGGGTGACGATCGCGCTGGACGCGCCGTTCCCGGCCACGCTGGGCATCATGGCATTGCCCTTCGCCACCTCGATCATCGACCAGGAATGGGCCCGCGACCAGGGCGACTGGGACGGCACCGCCGGCACCTGGAAGGCGTTCCACAAGCCCGAGCTGGGCGAGGACAAGCTGTTCGAGGTCGAGAACGGCAGCGGCCCCTTCATGGTCGAGGCCTGGGACCGGTCCGAGAAGAAGATCACCCTGAAGCGGTTCAACGGCTACTGGCAGGGCCCGGCCCAGCTGGAGCGCGTGGTGCTGCGCTCGGTGCCGGAATGGACCACGCGCCTGCTGCAGCTCGAGGCCGGCGACGCCGATGTGGTGACCACGCCGGTGGAGTTCCTGGACGAGGTGGCGGCGAAGCCCGGCATCAAGGTGACCGAGGGCCTGCCCCAGGTGTTCGGCCGGTCGATCTTCTACATCTGGCCGGTCGCCGCGGTGGACAATCCGGCGATCGGCAGCGGCAAGCTGGACGGCAAGGGCGTCCCGCCCGACTTCTTCGCCGATATCGACGTGCGCAAGGGCTTCAACTACGCCCAGGACTACCAGCTGCTGCTGGACGACGTGCTGCTGGGCAAGACCGTGCAGCTTCGAGGCCCCACCGTGCGCGGCATCATGGGCTACCGGCCGGACAGCCCGGTCTATTCCTATGACCCGGAGAAGGCGGCGGAGCACTTCAAGAAGGCCTGGGGCGGCCAGGTCTGGGAGAACGGCTTCGAGCTGACCGCCTATATGAGCGAAGGCAATACCGCCTATCATTCGGCGCTGTCGGTGCTGCAGCAGAACCTGGCCCGCATCAACCCGAAGTTCAGGCTGAAGATCCAGCAGCTGCAGCCCTCCACCTTCGCCGACAAGGTCTATGGCTCGGCGGATTCCGGCGCCGGCGCGGCGGATCCCAGCGCGCCGATGGCGATCATGGGCTGGGGGCCGGACTATTCCGATCCGGGCGGGCCGCTGGGCGCCGCCACCTACTACCTGTCCAGCACCGGCCTGGTGGCGGGAATGAGCGGCAAGGGATACCAGGGGCTGATGCGGGAGAAGTTCGACCCGCTGCTGAAGCAGGCCTGGACCACCGTGGACCCGGCCGAGCGGGAGAAGATCTACGCCAAGCTGCAGGAGATGAGCCACGAATACGCCACCACCCAGTTCCTGTGGGAGGAGTACGGCTTCATCGTCACCCGCGACTGGGTCGATGGCTACGTCCACAACATGATCGAGTACGGCGCCTGGGACTTCTATCCGATCTCCAAAAAGGAGAAATAG
- a CDS encoding ABC transporter ATP-binding protein, with amino-acid sequence MTRAPLLAVENLTTRFDLRSGVFGKVTGRVHAVENVSFEIFPGETLALVGESGCGKSTIGRSILQLDRPVSGSIRFEGRETLGQPAREIQALRRQVQMVFQDPFSSLNPRMTVGQAIADPMLVHGGLSRAEIRARVAELLRRVGLSPEHARRHPHAFSGGQRQRICIARALSTRPKLVIADEAVASLDVTIQAQVINLLMDLQAETGIAVLFISHDMAVVERMAHRVAVMYLGQIVEIGSRREVFGNPRHSYTRKLLSSVPVADPRQRPENRALLADEIPSAVRPPDFEPAILPMQQVSDRHFVRAEV; translated from the coding sequence ATGACCCGCGCCCCGCTGCTGGCGGTCGAGAACCTGACCACCCGCTTCGACCTGCGGTCCGGCGTCTTCGGCAAGGTGACGGGCCGTGTCCACGCGGTCGAGAACGTGTCGTTCGAGATCTTCCCGGGCGAGACGCTGGCCCTGGTCGGGGAAAGCGGCTGCGGCAAGTCCACCATCGGCCGCAGCATCCTGCAGCTGGACCGGCCGGTCTCCGGCTCGATCCGGTTCGAGGGCCGCGAGACGCTGGGGCAGCCGGCGCGCGAGATCCAGGCGCTGCGCCGCCAGGTGCAGATGGTGTTCCAGGACCCCTTCAGCTCGCTGAACCCGCGCATGACCGTGGGGCAGGCGATCGCCGACCCGATGCTGGTCCATGGCGGCCTGTCGCGGGCCGAGATCCGGGCGCGCGTCGCCGAGCTACTGCGGCGGGTGGGGCTGTCGCCGGAGCATGCGCGGCGCCACCCGCACGCCTTCTCCGGCGGCCAGCGCCAGCGCATCTGCATCGCCCGGGCGCTCAGCACCCGGCCGAAGCTGGTGATCGCGGACGAGGCGGTGGCATCGCTGGACGTCACCATCCAGGCCCAGGTCATCAACCTGCTGATGGACCTGCAGGCGGAGACCGGCATCGCCGTCCTGTTCATCTCGCACGACATGGCGGTGGTGGAGCGGATGGCCCATCGCGTGGCGGTGATGTATCTGGGCCAGATCGTCGAGATCGGCAGCCGGCGCGAGGTCTTCGGCAACCCGCGGCACAGCTATACCCGCAAGCTCCTGTCCTCCGTCCCCGTCGCCGATCCGCGGCAGCGGCCGGAGAACCGCGCGCTGCTGGCCGACGAGATCCCGAGCGCGGTGCGCCCGCCCGATTTCGAGCCGGCGATCCTGCCGATGCAGCAGGTGTCCGACCGGCACTTCGTGCGCGCGGAGGTCTGA
- a CDS encoding ABC transporter ATP-binding protein produces the protein MKNDRLLEVENLQVSFSLGGGETLRAVKGVSFHIGRGETLALVGESGSGKSVTAMTIMRLAEYDGARLVGGSIRMRLRGGEVADLARLPQKRMQSVRGSDISMVFQDPMASLNPVFSIGFQIAEAIMRHQDKSAAEARAIALNALKLVRVPEAEKRLDQYPHHLSGGMRQRVMIAMALCCRPSLMILDEPTTALDVTIQAQILDLVRALQREIGMSVLFITHDMGVVAEIADRICVMLKGEIVETGTVYEVFETPLHAYTRALLAAVPRLGSMADKDEPERFPLVEVGNALDPAETREDARVEMPA, from the coding sequence ATGAAGAACGATCGCCTGCTCGAGGTCGAAAATCTCCAGGTCTCGTTCTCGCTGGGCGGGGGCGAGACCCTGCGCGCGGTGAAGGGCGTCTCGTTCCATATCGGGCGGGGCGAGACGCTGGCCCTGGTCGGGGAATCCGGCAGCGGCAAGTCGGTGACGGCGATGACCATCATGCGGCTCGCCGAATATGACGGCGCCCGGCTGGTGGGCGGGTCGATCCGCATGCGCCTGCGTGGCGGAGAGGTGGCCGACCTGGCCCGGCTGCCGCAGAAGCGGATGCAGAGCGTGCGGGGATCCGACATCTCGATGGTGTTCCAGGACCCGATGGCCAGCCTGAACCCGGTCTTCAGCATCGGCTTCCAGATCGCCGAGGCGATCATGCGGCATCAGGACAAGAGCGCGGCGGAGGCCCGCGCGATCGCGCTGAACGCGCTGAAGCTGGTGCGGGTGCCGGAGGCGGAGAAGCGGCTGGACCAGTATCCGCACCACCTGTCGGGCGGCATGCGGCAGCGGGTGATGATCGCCATGGCGCTGTGCTGCCGCCCGTCGCTGATGATCCTGGACGAGCCGACCACGGCGCTGGACGTCACCATCCAGGCCCAGATCCTGGACCTGGTGCGGGCTCTGCAGCGCGAGATCGGGATGTCGGTGCTGTTCATCACCCACGACATGGGCGTGGTGGCCGAGATCGCGGACCGGATCTGCGTCATGCTGAAGGGGGAGATCGTGGAGACCGGGACGGTCTATGAGGTGTTCGAGACGCCGCTGCACGCCTATACCCGCGCGCTGCTGGCCGCGGTGCCGCGCCTGGGCAGCATGGCCGACAAGGACGAGCCCGAGCGCTTCCCGCTGGTCGAGGTCGGCAATGCTCTCGATCCGGCCGAGACGCGCGAAGACGCGCGCGTCGAGATGCCGGCATGA
- a CDS encoding M55 family metallopeptidase: MRLYISADIEGIVGVVSRDQTGPEGFEYERARDWMTDTVVAACEAAQEAGATGIVVSDSHGNGQSLKIEKLPDSVQLVRSWPRPLCMMQGIEVGEFAGALLIGYHSGASNPAGVLAHTLSGSAFQEVRVNGQVLNEAGLNAAIAGHYGVPVIYASGDDVATAEIRDIVGDIETTTVKWAHSTRSARTLTPAAAHAAVREGVKRAVARIGEARPFRLNGPLALEVRFRHRLPVEYLAYLRFVTQVDTHTIRYEAEDAVDMSKFLMFLFGYSVSATM; the protein is encoded by the coding sequence ATGCGTCTCTACATCTCCGCCGACATCGAAGGCATCGTCGGCGTCGTCAGCCGCGACCAGACGGGGCCCGAAGGCTTCGAATACGAGCGGGCGCGCGACTGGATGACCGACACGGTGGTCGCCGCCTGCGAGGCCGCGCAGGAGGCCGGGGCGACCGGGATCGTGGTCAGCGATTCCCACGGCAACGGCCAGAGCCTGAAGATCGAGAAGCTGCCGGACAGCGTGCAGCTGGTGCGCAGCTGGCCGCGCCCCTTGTGCATGATGCAGGGAATCGAGGTCGGAGAGTTCGCCGGCGCCCTGCTGATCGGCTACCACTCCGGCGCCAGCAACCCCGCCGGCGTGCTGGCGCACACGCTGAGCGGCAGCGCCTTCCAGGAGGTGCGGGTCAATGGCCAGGTGCTGAACGAGGCCGGGCTGAACGCTGCCATTGCCGGCCATTACGGCGTGCCGGTGATCTACGCCTCGGGCGACGACGTGGCGACCGCCGAGATCCGCGACATCGTCGGCGACATCGAGACCACGACGGTGAAATGGGCGCACAGCACGCGCTCCGCCCGCACCCTGACGCCGGCGGCCGCCCATGCGGCGGTGCGCGAAGGCGTGAAGCGCGCGGTCGCCCGGATCGGCGAGGCCAGGCCGTTCCGGCTGAACGGCCCCCTCGCCCTGGAGGTCCGCTTCCGCCACCGCCTGCCGGTCGAATACCTGGCCTATCTGCGCTTCGTCACCCAGGTCGACACCCACACCATCCGCTACGAGGCGGAGGATGCGGTCGACATGTCGAAGTTCCTGATGTTCCTGTTCGGCTACAGCGTCAGTGCGACGATGTAG